The DNA window ACCAAGTTCACCGGCAAATCCGTCATGGCCGTAGATCAGGCTTCCGCTGGCTACAATACCGCTTCCTACCCCTGTTCCCAGGGTAATCATAATGAAATCCTTCATTCCGCGTGCTGCCCCGAAGAGCATCTCTCCCAAAGCAGCCGCATTGGCATCATTGGTTACGGTACACGGAAGATTGAATTTATTCCGCATCAGCTCCGCGAAAGGAACAACGCCTTTCCAGGGCAGGTTAGGAGCCAGCTCAATAGTCCCTTTATAGTAGTTCCCGTTAGGAGCACCTACGCCTATTCCGTCAAAGTTTCTTTCTTTTCCGTAACGCTCTATGGAAGGGAATACCTGTTCATATAACGCGTCAATGAATCCTTCAACAGTAGGATAAGCATCCGTACGGAGGCTGCCTTTTTCAAGAACCTCTCCTCTGTGGTTTACCACACCGAATTTGGTGTTGGTGCCGCCAATATCAATTCCTAAGGCAACGTTTTTTGATAAATCTATTAATGACATTTTCTTTTGTAAAAAATTCTAAAGGTCTAAATTATAAAAAAGATTGTATTAATAGATTATTAACGAAATATTTATTTAAATAATTAGGCTGATTTTACCGTCTTCTTTTTTCTGCGGCCCCACCAGATCATAAATCCCGTTACCGGCAGGGAAGCACAGATCAGGCTTACCACAAAGGCAATGATTTTGGTCGGAAGTCCCAGGATAGCCCCTACGTGGATGTCATAGTTGGCTGCGACAGCTTTTTCACCCAGGTTTTTATCCTTAGGGTCATGGGTATGCAGCAGTTCACCGGAGTTTTCATCGAAGATCAGGCTGCTGCTTTTATGATAAGAGTAGGAAAGGTGCTTTACGTAGACTTCAAAATTCGGGTGGGCATGGTCATCCATATGTTCATGGCCCAGATCAATAGAAAACCCGTATGCATCCGGATATTTTGCCTTTACTGTATTGCTGATCTTGTCCAGTGTTCCTGCTGTCCTCATTTCAACCGGAGCTTTTGTAGTGATGGATGAAAAATCAGGATATTTTGTCTCTCCTCCTGAGAAGGTGAAGTAGATTGCTGCCTGTACGAAGAAAAACGCGTAGAATAAACCGGTAATGGCGAAAATCAGGGCGAAGATAGACGAATAAAAACCCAGGATATTATGGAGGTCATAATTTTTCCGTTTCCAGTTTTTTACATTCTTCCATTTAAAGGAAAGGCGCTGTTTCCTGGCAGCCTTGTTTTTGGGCCACCATAAAATAATCCCGGAAATCAGCATAATCACAAAAATAATGACCGGGATTCCTACCAGGTAGGTTCCCCACGACTGTTTGAGGAGGTAACTCCAGTGGATCATCTTTACGATCTGGAAAAAGCCGTTCTTTTCGTCATAGGTCCTCAGGACTTTTCCGGTGTACGGATTTACATACGCCACTTTATAAATCGGGAATTCATCAAAATAATTCCAGCCTTCCGGGTTATGCTCGTACCAGTAGAACTGGTAAGAAAGTGTCTTATCAACCGGGATATTGACCCAATGGACCGGATATTTCTCTTTTACCTGCTCCGCAACAGCTTTTTCGAGCACTCGGATCGGAAGCACTTCTTTGCGGTCGATGCTTTGTTCCTGATGATAGATGACATCTTTCCGGGTTAAGTTTTCTACTTCATCTTTGAAAACATACAGCGCTCCCGTAATGGAAATAATAAAAATCAGGAAGCCTACGGCCAGCCCCAGCCATAAATGCAGTTTCCCTGTCCATTTCTTAAATACACCCGGCTTTTTTTTATGATGATGTTTTTTCCTCATGTCTCTGAAAAGTTTTACAAAGATAAGTTTAATGTTTTTATTTAGATTAATTAAAATCTATATTCAACCATAAAAGTTCCCCTCATCCCCAAGGCATTCACGAAATCACTGTCGCGGGCTGCCCACCAGGCAATAGCCGGCTGATATACTTTATTGAAGACATTTTCGATTCCAAGCGATAGTTTCCATTTGGAATTAAGATCATACGAAGACCTGAAATTGAATACGGTATAATCAGGAACAGTACCTTCCCCATATGAATATAGTCCGGTTTTAGGATTCGGATCAAAGCGGTTTTGCCTGAAGCCATGCAGCATATCCAGGCCAATAGAAAGAGCCTGAACCGGCTTTACTTGTATATATGCCAGTACTTTCGGTGCTGAAATCCTGCTGTTGTTGATCTTGGCTGAATAATCACCGTCATCTTTCAGGGAGGTGATCCCTTCCATCCAGCTGTAGCTTCCTCCGAAATTCAGCCATTTTAACGGCGTGAAGTTCAGGTAGCCTTCCACACCGTATACGATTTCCGGGGCCCGCTGGATTGTCAGTGACCGGTCCGGGCTTTGTACGAAAGATGCCCCCAGCTTTGAGGTGCTCACATAAGAAGTCATTTCATAGTTCAGCCATTTCGCAATCTGTCCTGTTGCTCCGAATTCATAGTTGTTGACAATAATCGGCTTGGTCTCCAGATTGGCAATGGTTTCTGAAGTAGAGGTCCTCAGAATTCTTCCCAGTTCATTGATGGAATAGGATTGAGAAAAGCTGCCGAAAAGATTGAGGTAAGGCTGGATGTTGTACCTGAGCCCTATATTTCCTACCAGGGCATTGTATTCCAGGTCTCCTCCCTGTACGAAAATGCTTTTGGTAAATG is part of the Chryseobacterium camelliae genome and encodes:
- a CDS encoding ROK family protein, coding for MSLIDLSKNVALGIDIGGTNTKFGVVNHRGEVLEKGSLRTDAYPTVEGFIDALYEQVFPSIERYGKERNFDGIGVGAPNGNYYKGTIELAPNLPWKGVVPFAELMRNKFNLPCTVTNDANAAALGEMLFGAARGMKDFIMITLGTGVGSGIVASGSLIYGHDGFAGELGHTIVKPGGRKHWSTGSEGSLEAYASATGISITAKKMRAEFAESMLNQYPEEEINSKTVHECALKGDPIAIEVFRYTGQKLGEALANFVMFSSPEAILLFGGVIKAGEFILKPAKLHMERNLLPIFRNKVKLVFSELDEADAAILGASALVWEKK
- a CDS encoding PepSY-associated TM helix domain-containing protein; protein product: MRKKHHHKKKPGVFKKWTGKLHLWLGLAVGFLIFIISITGALYVFKDEVENLTRKDVIYHQEQSIDRKEVLPIRVLEKAVAEQVKEKYPVHWVNIPVDKTLSYQFYWYEHNPEGWNYFDEFPIYKVAYVNPYTGKVLRTYDEKNGFFQIVKMIHWSYLLKQSWGTYLVGIPVIIFVIMLISGIILWWPKNKAARKQRLSFKWKNVKNWKRKNYDLHNILGFYSSIFALIFAITGLFYAFFFVQAAIYFTFSGGETKYPDFSSITTKAPVEMRTAGTLDKISNTVKAKYPDAYGFSIDLGHEHMDDHAHPNFEVYVKHLSYSYHKSSSLIFDENSGELLHTHDPKDKNLGEKAVAANYDIHVGAILGLPTKIIAFVVSLICASLPVTGFMIWWGRRKKKTVKSA